A window of Psychromonas sp. CNPT3 contains these coding sequences:
- a CDS encoding PhoH family protein: MTNQLTTVHLDLTPQDNDRLAILCGTFDDNIKHIARRLGLEISYKDSHFKIIGEHRYAQACRDLIQELYIETQTIKGKTADLTDADVHIALQALLNEHRLLEVQQSKAKIGTQTLSIKTKRGIIKPRGENQSKYISNILNNDISFGIGPAGTGKTYLAVACAVEALERQEVRRILLTRPAVEAGEKLGFLPGDLSQKVDPYLRPLYDALFEMLGFEKVEKLIEKKIIEIAPLAYMRGRTLNDAFIILDESQNTTVEQMKMFLTRIGFNSSAVITGDITQIDLPRHQKSGLRHAIEVLNEVDEISFNFFDADDVVRHPVVARIVKAYEAYERKTEHGKT, translated from the coding sequence TTGACCAATCAATTGACGACAGTACATCTTGATTTAACGCCACAAGACAATGATCGTTTAGCGATTTTATGTGGCACTTTTGATGATAATATTAAGCATATTGCGCGTCGTTTAGGACTGGAAATTAGTTATAAAGACTCCCACTTTAAAATTATTGGTGAGCACCGTTACGCACAAGCTTGCCGAGATCTTATACAAGAATTGTATATTGAGACGCAAACGATTAAAGGTAAAACAGCAGATCTTACCGATGCAGATGTGCATATTGCATTGCAAGCGCTGTTAAATGAGCATCGATTATTAGAAGTGCAGCAATCTAAAGCTAAAATTGGTACGCAAACGCTTAGCATTAAAACCAAGCGCGGTATTATAAAACCTCGCGGTGAAAACCAAAGTAAATATATCAGTAATATTCTTAATAATGATATTAGCTTTGGTATTGGCCCTGCTGGTACAGGTAAAACATATCTGGCTGTCGCATGCGCGGTTGAAGCATTAGAGCGCCAAGAAGTGCGCCGTATTTTACTCACTCGCCCCGCGGTAGAGGCGGGTGAAAAGCTGGGTTTTTTACCCGGCGACCTGTCACAAAAAGTCGACCCTTACCTGCGCCCATTGTACGATGCTTTATTTGAAATGCTCGGCTTTGAAAAGGTAGAAAAACTCATTGAAAAGAAAATCATTGAAATTGCACCACTGGCTTATATGCGCGGACGCACTTTAAATGATGCTTTTATTATTCTTGATGAAAGTCAAAATACGACAGTTGAACAAATGAAAATGTTTTTAACCCGTATTGGCTTTAATTCTTCGGCGGTGATCACCGGTGACATTACTCAAATTGATTTACCTCGCCATCAAAAATCTGGATTACGTCATGCCATTGAAGTATTAAATGAAGTTGATGAGATAAGCTTTAACTTCTTTGATGCCGATGATGTTGTTCGCCACCCTGTCGTCGCTAGGATCGTTAAAGCTTATGAAGCTTATGAGCGTAAAACAGAGCATGGAAAAACCTAA
- the ybeY gene encoding rRNA maturation RNase YbeY, with protein sequence MQLYIDLQIATMDEKALPSLALIETWIKEAIIKGSSITREEAELTVRIVDSVESQQLNGQYRHKDKPTNVLSFPFQAPMGIQLPLLGDLVICKQIVEQEALEQNKDLNAHWAHMLIHGSLHLLGFDHIIEQQALEMESLETKILVTLGFPPPYNETE encoded by the coding sequence ATGCAACTGTATATTGATTTACAAATCGCAACAATGGATGAAAAAGCCCTGCCTTCACTTGCGCTTATTGAAACGTGGATAAAAGAAGCTATTATCAAAGGCTCATCCATCACGCGTGAAGAAGCAGAATTAACAGTGCGTATCGTCGACAGCGTTGAAAGCCAGCAACTCAATGGCCAATATCGACATAAAGATAAGCCCACAAATGTGCTATCATTTCCATTTCAAGCACCGATGGGTATTCAATTACCTCTTTTGGGTGATCTTGTTATCTGCAAACAAATTGTAGAGCAAGAAGCACTTGAACAGAATAAAGACTTAAATGCGCATTGGGCACATATGCTGATCCATGGTAGCCTACACTTGTTGGGCTTTGATCATATTATTGAACAACAAGCCCTCGAGATGGAAAGTTTAGAAACAAAAATATTGGTAACGTTAGGTTTTCCTCCTCCTTATAATGAAACAGAGTAA
- the corC gene encoding CNNM family magnesium/cobalt transport protein CorC (CorC(YbeX) belongs to the Cyclin M Mg2+ Exporter (CNNM) family, and was characterized as belonging to a set of three proteins, at least one of which must be present for CorA to function.) — MSDEHSTREQARSSLLDKIGHLFQTEPKNKSELLTLINDAKLRHVIDQKTKEMIKGVLDVSNLRVRDIMIPRSQMITLSLHQKVNEFLPIIIDSAHSRFPVITEDKDHVVGLLLAKDLIKFGFRSQASKFKIGDILREAVVVPESKRLDTLLKEFRCQRYHMAIVVDEYGGVSGLVTIEDILEVIVGEIEDEYDDEEVAEIRKIGKRTYAVNALTTIDDFNDYFGTTYNIEEQDTIAGLLIHQLGHLPSRGEYINIDGYKYKVINADNRRLIQLQVHIPKELKNIEI; from the coding sequence ATGTCAGACGAACATTCAACCCGCGAGCAGGCACGATCTAGTTTGCTCGATAAAATTGGCCACCTTTTTCAAACAGAGCCAAAGAATAAAAGTGAATTATTAACATTGATAAATGACGCTAAACTGCGCCATGTTATCGATCAAAAAACCAAAGAGATGATCAAAGGTGTACTTGATGTTTCTAATTTACGAGTGCGCGATATAATGATCCCGCGCTCACAAATGATCACTTTAAGCTTACACCAAAAAGTTAATGAATTTTTACCTATCATTATCGACTCCGCACATTCACGTTTTCCGGTGATAACAGAAGATAAAGATCATGTTGTCGGCTTATTACTTGCCAAAGATCTGATAAAATTCGGTTTTCGCAGTCAAGCTAGCAAATTTAAAATCGGAGATATCTTACGAGAAGCCGTCGTTGTCCCTGAAAGTAAGCGCCTAGATACCTTACTTAAAGAATTTCGTTGTCAACGTTACCATATGGCAATTGTCGTAGATGAATACGGTGGTGTATCAGGACTCGTTACCATTGAAGATATTTTAGAAGTGATTGTCGGTGAAATCGAAGATGAATATGACGATGAAGAAGTCGCAGAGATCCGTAAAATTGGAAAACGTACTTATGCGGTTAATGCATTAACGACGATTGATGACTTTAATGATTATTTCGGTACAACTTATAACATTGAAGAGCAAGATACCATTGCGGGATTATTGATCCATCAATTAGGTCACCTGCCAAGTAGAGGCGAATATATTAATATTGATGGCTATAAATATAAAGTGATCAATGCCGATAACCGACGCTTAATACAACTGCAAGTGCATATTCCAAAAGAGTTAAAAAACATTGAAATATAA
- the lnt gene encoding apolipoprotein N-acyltransferase gives MKYKGVKCFRALTQTLRGQFFIALFLGALQVFAFAPFSLPWLIYPSFIGFFFLLDEIKKSTNKLFLMCFIFNFSMFLATVHWIFVSMDQFGGMPTLVNMALIALFCAYLALFPSFALWLSMRLNFVSKIVRYLLVLPVFWLLMDAFRGWFLTGFPWAYLGYSHIDTPLIGFAPVLGVQGVTLAILLLCGALTLILQNQYNKSALTLIIVLLSTGALLKSVRYTQLQDPINIALIQGNIDQHKKWEAGNLYPSLFKYLKLSQSVDIKKELIIWPESAIAALELDIQPALQSISADFQEKNKTLFTGIIEYDQVDKQYFNSIISLGKQQSDMPYSKNSTARYQKHHLLPIGEFVPFEKWLRPLAPYFNLPMSSFSPGKAVQKNLRYAQVNLASALCYEITFAELLRQNISPETGVILTLSNDAWFGLSIGPAQHLQIARMRAIEFARPLLRSTNTGITAIYDSLGQEKGRLTANQAGALRMKIYPALGSTPYQYFGSLFINLYCIIVLLLLGVIYQRKTKINNIKSTSI, from the coding sequence TTGAAATATAAAGGTGTTAAATGCTTCAGGGCATTAACACAAACACTGCGAGGGCAATTTTTTATTGCCCTCTTTTTAGGTGCATTACAAGTCTTTGCCTTTGCACCTTTTTCACTACCCTGGCTTATATACCCTTCGTTTATTGGTTTCTTTTTCTTATTAGATGAAATTAAAAAAAGTACAAACAAACTTTTCTTAATGTGTTTTATCTTTAATTTTTCAATGTTTCTTGCAACCGTACATTGGATTTTCGTCAGTATGGATCAGTTTGGAGGCATGCCTACCCTGGTTAATATGGCGTTGATCGCATTATTTTGTGCTTATTTAGCCCTTTTCCCAAGCTTTGCCTTATGGCTGAGTATGCGTTTAAATTTTGTATCAAAAATAGTACGCTACTTGCTTGTGTTGCCTGTTTTTTGGCTGTTAATGGACGCCTTTCGTGGTTGGTTCTTAACCGGTTTCCCATGGGCATATCTAGGTTACAGCCATATTGATACGCCTTTGATAGGCTTTGCGCCCGTACTCGGAGTGCAAGGTGTCACTCTCGCCATTTTATTACTTTGTGGTGCATTAACACTGATTTTACAAAACCAATATAATAAAAGCGCTTTAACTCTGATCATTGTACTTTTATCAACAGGGGCGCTTTTAAAATCAGTGCGTTACACACAACTTCAAGATCCCATTAACATCGCTTTAATACAAGGCAATATTGACCAACATAAAAAATGGGAAGCCGGAAACTTATACCCCTCTTTGTTTAAATATTTAAAATTAAGCCAAAGCGTTGATATAAAAAAAGAATTAATCATTTGGCCAGAATCTGCGATAGCGGCCTTAGAGCTAGATATACAACCTGCTTTACAATCCATATCCGCTGACTTTCAAGAAAAGAACAAAACGTTATTCACCGGGATAATAGAATACGACCAAGTTGATAAACAATACTTTAATAGTATTATCAGCTTAGGAAAACAGCAAAGCGATATGCCTTATTCGAAAAACAGCACAGCTCGCTACCAAAAACACCATCTACTGCCCATTGGTGAATTTGTGCCTTTTGAAAAATGGCTACGTCCTCTTGCGCCCTACTTTAATTTGCCGATGTCGAGTTTTTCGCCCGGCAAGGCCGTACAAAAAAACTTACGCTATGCACAGGTAAATTTAGCAAGTGCACTTTGTTATGAAATCACCTTTGCAGAATTATTGCGCCAAAACATCAGTCCTGAGACGGGCGTTATCCTCACCCTAAGTAATGATGCGTGGTTTGGCCTGTCTATTGGACCTGCACAGCATTTACAAATAGCACGCATGCGCGCTATTGAATTTGCACGCCCCTTACTGCGCAGTACCAATACCGGTATCACAGCCATTTATGATAGTTTGGGACAAGAAAAAGGCAGATTAACAGCCAATCAGGCCGGTGCGTTACGTATGAAAATTTACCCTGCACTCGGTAGTACGCCTTATCAATACTTTGGATCTTTATTTATCAACCTATATTGTATTATCGTATTACTACTCTTAGGCGTGATATATCAACGAAAAACAAAAATCAATAACATAAAATCAACATCTATTTAA
- a CDS encoding ATP-dependent zinc protease family protein: MKLNKITLFSILSISLLSGCITLNNDDELRQIKSLKNDLIVAQKETEKLQNSLKESQKTLQESQSKTVELNDLIKKTKRSVKTNFKSKKTKRVADKTILGQNEWVYVSQIKENYRARIDTGATTSSISAQDIEIFERDGKRWVRFNLIDENDECKQTLETPVIRMVSIIQSNNSSKGNTNRPVVQLHVRMGDIVNKTEFTLTDRQHMQYPVLIGRSFLQDVALVDVGATYIQDKYKIPKSVSKQSKKVRVNNEG, encoded by the coding sequence ATGAAGCTCAACAAAATTACTCTCTTTAGCATCCTTAGCATTTCCCTACTCAGTGGATGTATTACTCTAAATAATGATGATGAGCTAAGACAAATAAAAAGTCTAAAAAACGATCTAATAGTGGCCCAAAAAGAGACTGAGAAATTACAAAACAGCTTAAAAGAAAGTCAAAAAACGTTACAAGAAAGCCAAAGTAAAACAGTTGAACTTAATGACTTAATTAAAAAAACAAAACGATCAGTCAAAACAAATTTTAAATCTAAAAAAACAAAACGCGTGGCAGATAAAACGATTCTTGGCCAAAATGAATGGGTCTACGTCTCCCAAATAAAGGAAAACTATCGTGCGCGTATTGATACCGGCGCGACGACATCATCTATCAGTGCACAAGATATCGAAATATTTGAACGTGACGGTAAGCGCTGGGTACGTTTTAATTTAATTGATGAAAATGATGAGTGCAAACAAACTTTAGAAACGCCCGTTATTCGCATGGTCTCTATCATACAATCTAATAACAGCTCAAAAGGCAATACCAATCGCCCTGTTGTACAACTACATGTGCGGATGGGTGATATTGTAAATAAAACAGAATTTACATTAACCGATCGCCAGCATATGCAATATCCAGTATTAATTGGACGTAGCTTTTTACAAGATGTGGCCTTAGTTGATGTTGGCGCAACTTATATTCAAGATAAATATAAAATACCAAAAAGTGTATCAAAACAGAGCAAAAAAGTAAGGGTTAATAATGAAGGCTAG
- a CDS encoding inactive transglutaminase family protein: MKARFVFFSLVAGLFLLGSFQTIQRHISFDIPWLPGATRTIWNIDAKINFNALDRPITASLTTPQAQAGYIQISQNAASPGYGLSYIDNNDKKTKQVQWTIREAQGKQTLYYNIQLMVDDKYQKAPISQMPPIVDIQYNNSAELTAGKALIKEALKTSADAFSLTREILKKLNAEAPSQNVSLLLTSNSNKTKLLIALLNHANISTKFIGALHLEDGRRRQHLQPLVEVFSEKEGVISSQLFDAYTTESVIRDDLLLWDQSGVALLELSGGERSNVSFSMIKQEQPALAAIIQKTENAHLFNFSIHSLPVEDQALFKGILMIPLGVLIVVLMRVLIGLKTSGTFMPVLIAMAFIQTSLITGLVGFILLVAIGLFIRSYLSQLNLLLVSRISTVIIMVILLIAMFGVLSYKLGLTEGLKITFFPMIILSWTIERMSVLWEEEGAKEVFLQGGGSLLVAVFAYFAMSNDITRHLMFNFIGLQFVVMSFVLLLGSYTGYRLLELRRFKPLADQE, from the coding sequence ATGAAGGCTAGATTTGTATTTTTTTCGTTAGTTGCAGGGCTTTTTTTATTAGGCTCATTCCAAACCATACAGCGCCATATTAGCTTTGATATCCCTTGGCTTCCCGGCGCGACACGCACCATTTGGAATATTGATGCGAAAATCAATTTTAATGCGCTGGATCGCCCTATCACCGCATCATTAACCACACCACAAGCACAAGCAGGCTACATTCAGATCAGTCAAAATGCAGCCTCGCCAGGTTATGGTTTATCTTACATTGATAACAATGATAAAAAAACCAAACAAGTACAATGGACTATTCGCGAAGCCCAAGGAAAACAAACGCTGTACTATAACATTCAGCTAATGGTCGATGATAAGTATCAAAAAGCGCCTATTTCTCAAATGCCTCCAATTGTCGACATTCAATACAATAACTCGGCAGAGCTCACTGCAGGTAAAGCGCTCATCAAAGAAGCCTTAAAAACCAGCGCAGATGCCTTTAGCCTCACCCGTGAAATATTAAAAAAACTTAATGCTGAAGCGCCCAGTCAAAACGTCAGTTTATTGCTCACTAGTAACAGTAATAAAACCAAACTGCTTATTGCTCTGCTCAATCATGCCAACATATCCACTAAATTTATTGGCGCGTTACATTTAGAAGATGGACGCCGACGTCAACATTTACAACCCTTAGTTGAAGTTTTCTCTGAAAAAGAGGGCGTTATTAGTTCTCAACTTTTTGATGCGTATACCACAGAAAGTGTTATCCGAGATGACCTTTTATTATGGGATCAAAGTGGAGTCGCTTTACTTGAACTCAGTGGGGGGGAACGCTCAAACGTGAGCTTCTCGATGATAAAACAAGAACAACCTGCATTAGCTGCTATTATACAAAAAACAGAAAATGCGCATCTATTCAACTTTTCAATACATAGTTTACCCGTTGAAGATCAAGCCTTGTTTAAAGGTATCTTAATGATCCCTCTTGGTGTGCTTATTGTGGTATTAATGCGCGTTTTAATCGGCCTGAAAACCTCGGGTACTTTTATGCCCGTTTTGATTGCGATGGCATTTATTCAAACCAGTTTGATCACCGGTTTAGTCGGATTTATTTTACTGGTTGCTATCGGTCTCTTCATTCGCTCTTACCTTTCACAGCTCAATTTACTCCTGGTGTCGCGAATATCCACGGTGATCATTATGGTCATATTATTGATCGCAATGTTTGGCGTTTTGTCTTATAAATTAGGCTTAACAGAAGGCTTAAAAATTACTTTCTTCCCGATGATTATTTTATCGTGGACCATTGAACGTATGTCTGTTTTATGGGAAGAAGAAGGTGCTAAAGAGGTGTTCTTACAAGGCGGAGGGAGCTTATTGGTTGCTGTCTTTGCTTATTTTGCAATGAGTAACGATATTACGCGCCATTTAATGTTTAACTTTATTGGTTTACAATTTGTGGTGATGAGCTTTGTTCTCTTGTTAGGCAGTTACACCGGTTATCGTTTACTTGAATTACGCCGTTTTAAACCGTTAGCGGATCAGGAATAA
- a CDS encoding alpha-L-glutamate ligase-like protein, with the protein MFFSSPFKLRKKGIMGMNQRNSAYIGRYNPRKLYPLVDNKLKTKIIAREANVTTPALLGVIAIQAEVAGVEQYIKECSGFVIKPAKGSGGKGILVITKVKNGRYYRPNGSEVSLPEVQRHVSNILAGLFSLGGSADVAVVEALIQFDDAFDGFSFEGVPDVRVIVFKGFPVMAMMRLSTAVSDGKANLHQGAVGVGIDISSGKALHAVQFDKPIKYHPDTGKELALLQVPKWDRLIWLASSCYEMSGMGYLGTDMVLDRYLGPMLLELNARPGLAIQIANGQGILPRLKLVESLGENVSMSVDERVQFCKDNFSQ; encoded by the coding sequence ATGTTTTTTAGTAGCCCGTTTAAATTAAGAAAAAAAGGTATTATGGGGATGAACCAACGTAACAGTGCTTACATTGGTCGTTATAATCCACGTAAACTCTACCCTTTAGTTGATAACAAACTAAAAACTAAAATCATTGCCCGCGAGGCCAATGTAACTACGCCTGCTTTATTGGGCGTGATAGCGATACAAGCTGAAGTGGCGGGTGTTGAACAATACATTAAAGAGTGTAGTGGCTTTGTTATCAAGCCAGCTAAAGGCAGTGGCGGTAAAGGCATTTTAGTTATTACTAAAGTAAAGAATGGACGCTACTATCGACCTAACGGCAGTGAAGTCTCGTTGCCAGAAGTGCAACGTCATGTCAGCAATATTTTAGCGGGTTTATTTAGCTTAGGTGGCAGTGCCGATGTCGCCGTTGTAGAAGCCTTGATCCAATTTGATGATGCCTTTGATGGTTTTAGCTTTGAAGGTGTACCTGATGTGCGTGTTATCGTGTTTAAAGGCTTCCCAGTGATGGCTATGATGCGCCTTTCGACAGCAGTTTCTGATGGTAAAGCCAACTTACACCAAGGCGCGGTGGGTGTGGGTATCGATATTAGTTCAGGTAAGGCCTTACATGCAGTGCAGTTTGATAAACCTATCAAATATCACCCGGATACTGGCAAAGAGTTGGCATTATTACAAGTCCCTAAATGGGATAGATTAATATGGCTTGCCTCTAGCTGCTATGAGATGTCTGGCATGGGCTATTTAGGCACAGATATGGTACTGGATCGTTATTTAGGCCCTATGTTGTTAGAGCTCAATGCGCGTCCTGGCTTGGCAATTCAAATCGCTAATGGTCAAGGTATATTACCACGCCTTAAGTTGGTTGAAAGTTTAGGTGAAAATGTCAGTATGAGCGTCGATGAACGCGTACAATTTTGTAAAGATAACTTTTCACAATAA
- a CDS encoding Spy/CpxP family protein refolding chaperone, whose translation MQKIRLTSSVRILALVLALGAATTVSATSYNNDNHNHHDKNNHGGKWTLNACDTNKSAGHHAKRMFSGLNLSATQQQKIKSIWEKRRVSRKSMRSTHFDMLNSATFDEAKVRAMLESKQQQKIERRVSNLKARYDSFQVLTDAQKADYKMHRSNRKG comes from the coding sequence ATGCAAAAAATCCGATTAACATCATCTGTTCGTATACTGGCATTAGTTTTGGCATTAGGCGCAGCAACAACGGTCAGCGCAACAAGTTACAATAATGATAACCATAATCATCACGATAAGAATAATCATGGTGGAAAATGGACTTTGAATGCTTGCGATACTAATAAATCTGCAGGGCATCATGCTAAAAGAATGTTTTCGGGCTTAAATTTAAGTGCTACGCAACAACAAAAGATAAAGAGTATCTGGGAAAAGCGGCGCGTATCTCGTAAAAGTATGCGTAGCACACATTTTGATATGTTAAATAGTGCCACATTTGATGAAGCTAAAGTGCGTGCAATGCTTGAAAGTAAGCAACAGCAAAAAATAGAACGTAGAGTGAGTAATTTAAAAGCGCGTTATGATAGTTTTCAAGTGTTAACAGATGCGCAAAAAGCAGATTATAAAATGCATAGAAGTAATAGAAAAGGTTAG
- a CDS encoding ClpXP protease specificity-enhancing factor: MLIQRPYLLRAFYNWIVDSECTPHIIVDATKKGVDVPEQFIEDGKIVLNIAPSSVVQFTMDDNAIAFNARFSGQAMQVYVPVYAIVGIYARENGAGTMFPDEPAYEALEASPPDIEKKKPKSGGPKLTIVK, encoded by the coding sequence ATGTTAATACAGAGACCTTATTTGTTGCGTGCCTTTTATAACTGGATCGTTGACAGTGAATGCACGCCACATATCATTGTAGATGCAACAAAAAAAGGGGTAGATGTACCAGAACAATTTATTGAAGATGGAAAAATCGTCCTCAATATCGCCCCAAGCTCTGTTGTACAATTTACAATGGATGATAATGCTATCGCCTTTAATGCTCGATTTTCTGGGCAAGCGATGCAAGTTTATGTCCCTGTATATGCGATTGTAGGTATTTATGCTAGAGAGAATGGTGCTGGAACTATGTTTCCGGATGAGCCGGCCTATGAAGCATTAGAAGCGTCTCCACCCGATATCGAGAAGAAAAAACCGAAATCAGGTGGGCCTAAGCTTACTATTGTAAAATAG
- the sspA gene encoding stringent starvation protein SspA, with product MTVAANKRSVMTLFSGVSDLYSHQTRIVLAEKGVNVEITFTDEDNWPEELIELNPYNTVPTLVDRDLVLYDSRIIMEYLDERFPHPPLMPVYPVERGKSRLMMQRVERDWYPLVAIIMGSDAAAATAARIKLGDSISLIAPVFDHFAYFMSEDFTLIDCYMAPLLWRLPELKIELSGEIAGLKSYMVKVFERESFQASLTETEREIRVGL from the coding sequence ATGACGGTAGCTGCAAATAAACGTTCTGTTATGACACTCTTTTCAGGTGTCTCAGATTTATATAGTCATCAAACTCGTATCGTTTTAGCTGAAAAAGGCGTTAACGTTGAAATTACCTTTACGGATGAAGATAACTGGCCAGAAGAGCTTATTGAACTAAACCCATACAATACAGTCCCGACATTAGTTGATCGTGATTTAGTCCTTTATGATTCTCGTATTATCATGGAATATTTAGATGAGCGTTTCCCTCATCCACCACTCATGCCTGTTTACCCGGTAGAGCGTGGTAAAAGCCGTTTAATGATGCAACGTGTAGAAAGAGATTGGTATCCTTTAGTGGCTATTATTATGGGCTCAGATGCAGCTGCTGCGACTGCCGCTCGTATTAAACTAGGTGATTCAATTTCATTGATCGCGCCTGTTTTTGATCATTTCGCCTACTTTATGTCAGAAGACTTCACTTTAATCGATTGTTATATGGCCCCTTTATTATGGCGTCTTCCTGAGCTTAAAATTGAGCTTAGTGGTGAGATCGCTGGACTTAAAAGTTATATGGTAAAAGTATTTGAGCGTGAGTCTTTTCAAGCATCTTTAACTGAAACGGAACGTGAAATTCGAGTCGGTCTATAA
- a CDS encoding cytochrome c1, whose protein sequence is MKKIMIALVALLPSLVFASAGVHLDKANYDLSDKSSLQRGAKLFMNYCFACHSTGYQRYQRVAKDLDIPDALMKKHLIFNGSKIGELMVNSMDKEEGAKWFGNAPPDLTLEARLRGPDWIYTYLRSFYKDESRPFGVNNVIFPDVGMPHILESLQGVPTATFEMVTNADGIEHKTVIALESDEQGEMSSDEYDQVVLDLVNYLVYAGEPNKLERQNLGIWVVAFLLILFFVSYLLKKEYWRDIH, encoded by the coding sequence ATGAAAAAAATAATGATAGCCTTAGTGGCACTGTTACCATCTCTTGTGTTTGCAAGTGCAGGAGTACATCTTGATAAAGCAAATTATGATTTATCAGATAAATCTTCATTACAACGCGGTGCAAAGCTTTTTATGAATTATTGTTTTGCATGTCACTCTACGGGATACCAGCGTTATCAACGTGTCGCAAAAGATCTTGATATTCCTGATGCGTTAATGAAAAAGCATCTTATCTTTAACGGCAGTAAAATTGGCGAGTTAATGGTGAATAGTATGGATAAAGAAGAGGGGGCTAAATGGTTTGGTAATGCTCCCCCAGATTTGACATTAGAAGCGCGTTTACGTGGGCCTGATTGGATCTATACTTACTTACGTTCTTTTTATAAAGATGAAAGTCGTCCCTTTGGTGTTAATAATGTGATCTTCCCGGATGTCGGTATGCCGCACATTTTAGAATCATTGCAAGGCGTGCCAACGGCAACATTTGAAATGGTGACTAATGCTGATGGCATTGAGCATAAGACCGTGATCGCACTCGAAAGTGATGAACAAGGTGAGATGTCATCGGATGAGTATGACCAAGTGGTGTTAGATCTGGTAAACTATCTCGTTTATGCTGGTGAGCCAAATAAATTGGAGCGTCAAAACTTAGGAATATGGGTAGTCGCTTTTCTGCTTATCTTATTCTTTGTGAGTTATTTACTGAAAAAAGAATATTGGCGCGATATTCACTAA